The nucleotide sequence tttttttttatgtgtatttcgtttgtttttttcgttttcgCTTTATCATCTTCATTGAGAATGTCGGAGTTAGCTATTTATCtagttttatatttgtataatatataTGCTGTGTGTTTtgtataatttatatatatattatatgcaTTCAATAAATATGAACATGTTAAGTAAATAGCATTATAGTAAATAGTCAATATAGTTATTATCTCGTATAATAAACAAtctttttataataaatattcaaaAGTTAACTAGAGATTTGTTGCATCTTTCTCTTCCTCTTCTTGATCATCGGTGAgtgagtgtgtgtgggtgATGGGGCTACTTTAAGTGTGAGTTTTTAACAGGATAACTAAACTAGTGAAACGAACAAAAAACTAAATGCATTTTCAAAGTTGGAAAATTCGAGGAAATCATTCTCCTCTTTTTTCCTGCAAAGCATTTGCaatgagtgtgtgtgtggtgtgtgAGTTTATTATAATTCTCGTTTTTTTGCTTCGCATTATAACAATAATCAATAAAATTTCATGTTTTCTTTGTTTGCAATTACTTGTCTTGTAGTTTTGTGTTTTTTCTTACTTCTTCTCttttagttttatatattttcaattagCAATTTGTTGTTTACAAGTACTAAATATTCTGGTAGGCTATAACTTGAGTTTCTTGTGTATATACGGATAGACTCTGGGGACTGAGACTCTTGCTTACTAACCATACATGTTTTTCTCTATATATATTAGCTATAATTGGTGTAATCGAGCCCTAATTTGtgtgctttttttttttaatcggGGGTTCACTGGTTGCGGTCTCTTACAGTTTAAGTTTCGATTTTGTCTTCTGCAATTTCTCTGGGTGGGTTGCGCAACAATTCTCTATGTATCGATAGATCGATCGGGTCTTGATGATGAGATTATGTGGTGTGTAATGTGTAATGTGTTATGTAATTGTAAGTAATTGCATTCGAGATTTACATGAAATAACTGCTAACATATGAGGCCGCTAAGATGCCCAGCACAGTGAGGCAGATCAGTATCATGATCTTCTTTCGTCGGGCTTTACTCTGGTACTTGAGCGCCTTCTTGGTGTCCTGAGTTGCCGTCTGCACATAGTCCATAGCGTGCTCCACATGGTACTCAATGCGATCGATCATCTCGCCCTGCGACTCCACCAGCATGGCCATGTCCATGAACATGTCGTGCAGCTCCTTGATCGACGTCTCCAGCTTCATGATGTCCTGATGGCGGGCCTCGATATCCGCCAGCGTCTGTTTGGCCTGCTGGGTCTCCATGATGATGCCCTGCGTGAACACCGACGAGTTGCCCTCCTCCAGCATCTTCTCCAGCTCATCATCGTTCGTCGGCCTGCCAGTGATCTCCAGCTGACGCTGTATCCTTCCCTTGCAACGCTCCCGATAATCGGTCTGCGTGCGATTATATTCGGTCATCACCTCCACAAATTTCCTCGATAATGTCGAGTGCTGGGTCTTTCGAATTCTCAGATCAGCCGATGACTTATtctgctgctcctcctgctCGATATTCTGCTCGATACCCTTGAGTTTGCCGCGCACCCGGTTGGCATTCTTCTTGATGTCGGCCATCAGATCCTCCAGCTCCTGCTTGGTCTTCTCGTCCGTCTGCGGGGCGGACAGGATGGCCGAGTGCTTCTTCTTCACCTCCTCGACATTGTCCTGCACCTTGTCGATCATGCCGCGGATCTCCTCCACCTGGGCGAAGAAGTCATCCATGTAGGAATCATGGCCATCCACATTGACGGCCACCTCCGTCTCCTCCTCGTCGTCGGATTGGGCGGCATGGAGGGCGGCTAATCTGTCTTTAGTCATCTTTGTGTCGGGGGTTTATCCTGGTTTATTCAAGGGTTTTCGGGGAATTTGTTAGGGGGAGTTTTTGATAGTTAGTTTGTGGGGGGAATTTCTGTTTGTTAGGGGGTCTAT is from Drosophila suzukii chromosome 3, CBGP_Dsuzu_IsoJpt1.0, whole genome shotgun sequence and encodes:
- the Syx1A gene encoding syntaxin-1A; translation: MTKDRLAALHAAQSDDEEETEVAVNVDGHDSYMDDFFAQVEEIRGMIDKVQDNVEEVKKKHSAILSAPQTDEKTKQELEDLMADIKKNANRVRGKLKGIEQNIEQEEQQNKSSADLRIRKTQHSTLSRKFVEVMTEYNRTQTDYRERCKGRIQRQLEITGRPTNDDELEKMLEEGNSSVFTQGIIMETQQAKQTLADIEARHQDIMKLETSIKELHDMFMDMAMLVESQGEMIDRIEYHVEHAMDYVQTATQDTKKALKYQSKARRKKIMILICLTVLGILAASYVSSYFIIQASK